Proteins encoded by one window of Tubulanus polymorphus chromosome 7, tnTubPoly1.2, whole genome shotgun sequence:
- the LOC141908515 gene encoding LIM/homeobox protein Lhx3-like, with protein MGPSALKKEGNERKIPRLSTMVSLGESGSLPPSQLNEQELKAGIIICTGCQRAITDKFILRVADKPWHATCLRCDVCSIPLNEKCYTKENKVYCPMDFFDVYGTKCPCCEKGIAPTEVVRRVQDLVFHLNCFSCQLCQRQLQTGDEFYLTDNQQLWCKFDYEEAKDKASSSDSESSNKRPRTTITAKQLDMLKAAYTSTPKPARHVREQLSSETGLDMRVVQVWFQNRRAKEKRLKRDASRRWTSYSFATHTGKHANDVMVVNEAIFQKHDDTMAHGLGHWFPGDGPTSICESETGWSPAAVLDHGQLMGEISRNGSSHACEVGHHSRFTINIVEISAEHLDETHLEAIDVFILVCVIGDQLSLDKVQTIKDRILSVREMPKIYVVANKIDLYLTWDAFSNMRRTVYGWGFESTASSAKLGITVCDIFVKFIPQTALEELDGCYQFYRKVKCLGLALNKRRPLGLMKYRSLYLDDDTDKKTNMCTIL; from the exons ATGGGACCAAGTGCGCTAAAGAAGGAGGGAAATGAGCGAAAAATACCCCGATTATCAACGATGGTTTCGTTGGGTGAATCTGGTTCTTTACCGCCGTCACAATTAAACGAACAAGAACTAAAAGCAG GTATAATTATATGTACCGGTTGTCAACGGGCCATAACTGATAAGTTTATTCTGAGGGTTGCCGATAAACCATGGCACGCGACCTGTCTTCGCTGCGACGTTTGTTCTATCCCGCTAAACGAGAAATGTTACACcaaagaaaacaaagtttaTTGTCCGATGGACTTTTTCGA CGTTTATGGTACAAAATGTCCGTGTTGTGAGAAAGGTATCGCCCCGACGGAAGTTGTGCGCCGTGTTCAGGATCTAGTGTTTCATCTTAACTGTTTTTCGTGTCAATTGTGCCAAAGACAATTACAAACGGGTGATGAATTTTACCTAACAGATAATCAACAGCTGTGGTGTAAGTTTGATTACGAGGAGGCCAAAGATAAAG CCTCGTCTTCCGATAGCGAATCGTCCAATAAACGCCCGAGGACGACTATCACGGCAAAACAGTTGGACATGTTAAAAGCAGCATACACATCTACTCCAAAACCGGCGCGTCACGTTCGAGAACAACTCAGTTCGGAAACCGGGCTCGATATGAGGGTCGTTCAA GTTTGGTTTCAAAATCGACGTGCGAAAGAAAAACGCCTGAAACGGGACGCCAGCCGTCGTTGGACCTCTTACAGCTTCGCCACTCACACCGGCAAACATGCAAATGATGTAATGGTCGTCAACGAAGCCATATTTCAAAAGCATGACG ATACAATGGCGCATGGATTAGGGCATTGGTTTCCGGGTGATGGACCGACAAGCATATGTGAATCAGAAACCGGATGGTCGCCTGCTGCCGTTCTCGATCACGGTCAACTTATGGGTGAAATAAGTCGCAACGG AAGCAGTCATGCGTGCGAGGTAGGTCATCATTCGCGTTTTACAATCAATATCGTCGAAATCAGCGCCGAACATCTTGATGAAACCCATCTCGAAGCCATTGACGTTTTCATACTAGTGTGTGTCATCGGCGATCAGTTGTCGTTGGACAAAGTTCAAACTATTAAAGACAGAATTCTGAGCGTGAGGGAAATGCCGAAAATATACGTGGTGGCGAATAAGATCGACCTGTACTTGACGTGGGATGCCTTCAGCAATATGCGCAGGACAGTTTACGGATGGGGGTTTGAGTCCACGGCCTCGTCAGCCAAGTTAGGTATCACTGTCTGCGACATCTTCGTGAAATTCATCCCGCAAACGGCGCTAGAAGAACTCGATGGATGTTACCAATTTTATCGCAAAGTAAAATGCTTAGGCTTGGCCCTAAATAAACGCCGTCCGTTGGGACTTATGAAATATCGATCATTGTATCTGGACGACGACACGGACAAAAAGACAAATATGTGTACGATCCTGTAA
- the LOC141908334 gene encoding alcohol dehydrogenase 1-like produces MNYVLFRRDSHCAEPVFHWGVLFGEVAEVFDKMSTVGKIITCKAAVCQKYGEPLVIEEIQVAPPKSGEVRIKVISCGVCHSDCNYASGSLGDISGQLPIILGHEVSGVVESCGEGVTEVQEGDHVILTAIAQCRNCKVCNGTGNFNCRNAKEVNVPSKGNLLDGSTRFSSGGTDLHHFMGVSGYTEYTVSPKFMVTKVPHELPLEKVCIFGCCIMTGYFSAVHKAAVTSGSTCAVFGLGGIGLAAVMGCRNNGANRIIAVDTNPDKFPIAKSLGATDYLNPNEYDRPIEDVIVEMTDGGCEFTFECVGSRKVIESAFRSSDPSVGVTMIVGVPPQDDNKIEICTMDMLGGRVLMSAILGGYKVHDGIKRLSQEYVAGIIDIDPFITGHMPLEKINDAFKRLVEGKCIRTVIDIGRY; encoded by the exons ATGAATTACGTTCTTTTTCGACGAGATTCTCATTGTGCGGAACCAGTATTTCACTGGGGCGTTTTATTCGGCGAGGTCGCAGAAGTATTCGACAAAATGTCGACCGTTGGAAAG ATAATAACTTGCAAGGCGGCAGTTTGTCAGAAATATGGTGAACCACTGGTTATTGAAGAGATCCAGGTCGCCCCACCGAAATCTGGGGAGGTGCGAATCAAG GTGATATCGTGTGGAGTGTGTCACAGTGACTGTAATTATGCATCTGGATCGCTCGGAGATATTAGCGGACAACTGCCGATAATACTTGGCCACGAAGTATCTGGTGTGGTAGAAAGTTGCGGAGAAGGAGTAACCGAGGTTCAGGAAG GCGATCATGTTATCTTAACTGCGATCGCACAGTGCCGAAATTGTAAAGTCTGTAATGGAACTGGGAATTTCAACTGCAGGAATGC GAAGGAGGTCAATGTGCCCTCGAAAGGAAATCTCCTAGATGGCTCAACACGATTTAGTAGTGGCGGCACTGATTTACACCATTTCATGGGAGTATCCGGGTATACGGAATACACCGTATCTCCGAAATTTATGGTTACTAAG GTTCCACATGAGTTACCTCTCGAAAAGGTTTGTATTTTTGGTTGCTGTATAATGACCGGCTATTTTTCGGCTGTCCACAAAGCAGCTGTGACGTCAGGTTCAACGTGCGCGGTGTTTGGCTTAGGGGGCATCGGCTTGGCCGCGGTGATGGGATGTCGGAATAACGGAGCCAATCGAATTATAGCAGTTGACACCAATCCTGATAAATTCCCAATAG CTAAATCGTTGGGAGCCACTGATTATTTGAATCCGAATGAGTACGACAGGCCAATCGAAGACGTCATAGTAGAAATGACGGATGGTGGATGTGAATTCACATTTGAATGTGTCGGTTCAAGGAAAGTTATC GAGTCAGCTTTCCGCTCGTCGGATCCTAGCGTAGGTGTAACAATGATAGTTGGAGTTCCACCGCAAGATGATAACAAAATAGAAATCTGTACTATGGATATGCTCGGAGGACGAGTTCTGATGTCCGCTATTCTGGGAG GATACAAGGTTCACGATGGAATAAAACGATTAAGCCAGGAGTACGTTGCCGGAATCATTGACATAGATCCGTTCATAACTGGTCATATGCCACTGGAAAAGATCAACGACGCTTTTAAACGACTGGTAGAAGGAAAATG CATTCGAACAGTTATTGACATCGGAAGATATTGA